The Candidatus Rokuibacteriota bacterium genomic sequence AGGAATGGTGGTTCGAGCCGAGGGGCTGCCGACGAGCCGCAGGCGAGGAGAGCCACGAGGCGAGGACCGAGTTGGTTGCGCGGGCGAAGCCCGCGCTCGGAGTGGAACCGGGAATGGTGGGCGAACCGTCAGGAGCGCAACAGCATTCAACCCTGTTAATCGGGCAGGCTTCTAGGGGCGGCGCTGCCACCGCCGGACCCTCCGGCCGAGCGCAGTGGCGGCTCGCTGCCGGGTTTTCGCTTGACAAGGTCACGGCGGTGTATTTAGTGTTGCGTGGCGTTCGGGTTCCGGGGCCCTCCAAAAAGTTACTTTCCAGAATTTCCCTCGGGTTTGTGTCGCTCCCCAGGAGGGGAGATGGTTGGCAGACATCCCGAGCCGGTTCGTTCGGCAGCCCAATCCCGCAGAGCGAAAGGAGCTGGCCCGGTTACGTCGGGAGCGGTCGAGCACCCTCGGGCTCCGCGCGGCGATCGTCCATCTCTCGGCCCAGGGAGTGCCGGTCTCTACGATCATGCGTCACCTCAGGGTTTCCCGCCCGACAGTGACGCTGTGGCTCGACCGTTTCGACGAGTCGGGCCTCGCCGGGCTTCGGGATCAGCGCCGTCCCGGTCGCCCCCCGAAACTGACCACCGACGTTCAGCGCCGGATTGCCCTGGTGGCAAGCTCACGCCCCCGGGACCTCGGGGTACAGGGCGCCGCGTGGAACCTGCCGAAGCTCAGGGAGTATCTCGTTCGGGCCGGCATCGGACCGGCGCTTTCGCTGGAGTCGCTCAGGACCGCGCTCCGAAGATGCGGGCTGAGCCTGAAGGCAGTCCCAACAGGGATGACCCGGAAAGGGACGACCATGATCCCTGGCGCTTTCGAGTACTACGCTCCAACCTCGATCCCCGACGCGATCGGCTTGCTCGCCAAGCACGGGAACGACGCCAAGGTTCTCTCCGGAGGGCAAAGCCTCATCCCGCTGATGAAGCTGAGACTCGCAACGCCGCGACATCTGATCGATATCAACCGGATTCCGGCCCTCGCGTACATCCGGGAGGCCGAGGGGGTCCTGAAGATCGGCGCGCTCACCCGTGAGTCGGACCTCGAAGAATCCGACCTCATTCGCACGCGGTATCCGATCCTCCTCGATACCAGCCGGGTCATCGCTGATCCGCTGGTTCGGAACCTGGCTACCGTCTGTGGAAATCTGGCGCACGGTGACCCGGCGAACGACCACCCCGCGACGATGCTCGCCTTGGGCGCGGAAGTCGTGGCCGTGGCGCAACGGGGGGAGCGGCGCATCCCGGTTTCCTCGTTCTTTACCGGGCCCTTTGCGAGCGCGCTCGACCCCGGTGAGATCCTGACGGAGATCCGGATCCCCATGCCTCCTGCCCGAAGCGGCGGTGCGTATTTGAAGCTGGAGCGGAAGGTGGGGGATTTTGCCACGGTGGCGGTCGCGGTCCAGCTGACCTTGACGGAGAACGGAGTCTGCGAGCGGGCGGGGATCGGCCTGACGAACGTCGGCCCCACGCCAATCAAAGCCAGGAAGGCGGAAGGGTTTCTCCAGGGCAAGCGCCTCGACGAGGGGGTCATGAAGCGGGCAGCCCAGATCGCAGCTGAGGAGTCCCGGCCGACCTCGGATCTCCGGGGCCCGGCGGAGTACAAGCGGGACCTTGTCAGGGTGTTGACGGTCCGGGCGCTCAGGAAGGCGCTCGAGCGCGCCGGCGGGGGGAGGTGAACGCCATGCGGGTGCAACTCGCGATCAACGGGGAGAAGCGTGAGGCGGAGGTTGAGCCCCGGCTCCTCCTCGTGCATCTGATCCGCGATGTCTTCCGCCTGACGGGAACGCACGTCGGGTGCGACACGACCCACTGCGGGGCCTGTACCGTCCTCCTCGATGGGCGGCCAGTCAAGTCGTGTACGATCTTTGCCGTCCAGGCTCACGGGAAGGAGCTCATGACGGTCGAGGGCCTGGAGCAGGACGGCAAGCTCCACCCGGTCCAGGAAGGCTTCATGCAGGAGCACGGCCTCCAGTGCGGGTTCTGCACGCCCGGCATGCTCATGACGAGTTATGCGTTCCTCAGCAAAAACCCCCAACCCGACGAGGACGAAATCCGCTGGGCCATTTCCGGAAACCTCTGCCGGTGCACCGGGTACGTGAACATCGTGAAGGCGATCCAGTACGCCGCCGCGAGGCTGCGGCAGGGAGGGGCATGATGGCGCTCAGGACCTCGCCCGAGATCGGAGGGATGGGGCACTCGGTGAAGCGCAAGGAGGACCCGCGCTTCATCCGGGGCAAGGGGACCTACGTGGACGACATCCAGCTCGCGGGCATGCTCTACCTCGACATCGTCAGGAGCCCGTTCGCCCACGCGAAGATCAAGAAGATCGACGCCTCGAAGGCCCTGGCGATCCCTGGGGTGCTGGCCGTGATCACCGGCCAGGACCTGGCCAAGTACAACCTCCACGGGATGCCGACCCTCATGTCTGACACCCAGATGGTGCTCCCGGTAGAGAAGGTGATGTACCAGGCCCAGGAGGTGGCCGCGGTTCTCGCCAAGGAGCGCTACATCGCCGCCGATGGCGTTGAGGCGGTGGAGGTGGAGTACGAGCCGCTCCCTGTGGTCGTGGATCCGAAGAAAGCGCTGGAACCCAGCGCGCCCGTGCTCCGGACCGACAAGAAAGACAAGAAGGACAACCACATCTGGCACTGGGAGTGGGGGGACAGGGCCGCCACCGACCGCGCCTTCCGGGAAGCCGAGGTCACGGTCAAGGAGGACATCTACATCCCGAGGATCCACGTGGCCTCGATTGAGACGTGTGGCTGCGTCGCCCACTTCGACAAGGTGATGG encodes the following:
- a CDS encoding FAD binding domain-containing protein, with the protein product MADIPSRFVRQPNPAERKELARLRRERSSTLGLRAAIVHLSAQGVPVSTIMRHLRVSRPTVTLWLDRFDESGLAGLRDQRRPGRPPKLTTDVQRRIALVASSRPRDLGVQGAAWNLPKLREYLVRAGIGPALSLESLRTALRRCGLSLKAVPTGMTRKGTTMIPGAFEYYAPTSIPDAIGLLAKHGNDAKVLSGGQSLIPLMKLRLATPRHLIDINRIPALAYIREAEGVLKIGALTRESDLEESDLIRTRYPILLDTSRVIADPLVRNLATVCGNLAHGDPANDHPATMLALGAEVVAVAQRGERRIPVSSFFTGPFASALDPGEILTEIRIPMPPARSGGAYLKLERKVGDFATVAVAVQLTLTENGVCERAGIGLTNVGPTPIKARKAEGFLQGKRLDEGVMKRAAQIAAEESRPTSDLRGPAEYKRDLVRVLTVRALRKALERAGGGR
- a CDS encoding (2Fe-2S)-binding protein, whose protein sequence is MRVQLAINGEKREAEVEPRLLLVHLIRDVFRLTGTHVGCDTTHCGACTVLLDGRPVKSCTIFAVQAHGKELMTVEGLEQDGKLHPVQEGFMQEHGLQCGFCTPGMLMTSYAFLSKNPQPDEDEIRWAISGNLCRCTGYVNIVKAIQYAAARLRQGGA